One region of Brassica napus cultivar Da-Ae chromosome A10, Da-Ae, whole genome shotgun sequence genomic DNA includes:
- the LOC106370992 gene encoding probable voltage-gated potassium channel subunit beta, with amino-acid sequence MQYKNLGKSGLKVSTLSFGAWVTFGNQLDVKEAKSILQCCRDHGVNFFDNAEVYANGRAEEIMGQAIRELGWRRSDIVVSTKIFWGGPGPNDKGLSRKHIVEGTKASLKRLDMDYVDVLYCHRPDASTPIEETVRAMNYVIDKGWAFYWGTSEWSAQQITEAWGAAERLDLVGPVVEQPEYNMFTRHKVESEFLPLYTNHGIGLTTWSPLASGVLTGKYNKGSIPSDSRFALENYKNLANRSLVDDVLKKVSGLKPIADELGVTLAQLAIAWCASNPNVSSVITGATRESQIQENMKAVDVIPLLTPHVLDKIEQVIQSKPKRPESYR; translated from the exons ATGCAGTACAAGAATCTGGGCAAATCGGGACTGAAAGTGAGCACGCTCTCGTTCGGAGCGTGGGTCACTTTCGGCAACCAGCTCGACGTGAAAGAAGCCAAATCGATTCTCCAGTGCTGCCGTGATCACGGAGTCAACTTCTTCGACAACGCCGAGGTCTACGCCAATGGCCGAGCCGAGGAGATCATGGGTCAGGCGATTCGCGAGCTGGGCTGGCGCCGATCCGACATAGTCGTCTCCACCAAGATCTTCTGGGGTGGGCCTGGTCCTAACGACAAGGGTTTGTCGAGGAAACATATCGTCGAAGGAACCAAAGCTTCTCTCAAACGACTCGATATGGACTACGTTGATGTCCTCTATTGCCACAG GCCTGATGCTTCAACACCTATTGAAGAGACGGTGAGAGCGATGAACTATGTGATTGATAAGGGTTGGGCGTTCTACTGGGGAACAAGTGAATGGTCGGCTCAGCAAATCACCGAGGCATGGGGAGCTGCTGAGAGGCTTGATTTGGTTGGTCCAGTCGTGGAGCAGCCTGAGTACAACATGTTCACTAGGCACAAA GTTGAGTCAGAGTTTCTTCCTCTGTACACCAACCATGGCATAGGTCTCACTACTTGGAGCCCACTTGCGTCTGGTGTGCTCACTGGTAAATACAACAAGGGGTCTATTCCTTCAGACAGCCGGTTTGCATTGGAGAACTACAAa AACCTTGCCAATAGATCACTTGTGGATGACGTGCTGAAGAAAGTTAGCGGGCTCAAACCGATTGCAGATGAGCTAGGTGTGACCTTGGCTCAGCTTGCAATCGCATGGTGTGCTTCAAATCCTAATGTGTCATCTGTTATCACCGGTGCCACAAGGGAGTCACAG ATTCAAGAAAACATGAAGGCTGTTGATGTGATACCGTTGTTGACACCACATGTTCTGGACAAGATCGAGCAAGTTATACAGAGCAAACCGAAACGTCCTGAATCGTACCGCTAA